Proteins from one Nodularia sp. LEGE 06071 genomic window:
- a CDS encoding serine/threonine-protein kinase — MYINNSIQPGLTLGDRYVIVRQIGQGGFGRTYLAEDINRFRELCVLKEFSPQVQTEYVVQKAEELFQREASVLYKLQHPQIPRFRELLRINLEGKEYLFLVQDYVEGQTYSSLLDARKRQGLRFTESEVRQLLLQILPVLDYIHSIGVIHRDISPDNLMLRSIDQLPILIDFGGVKQVAAAVASEYYQPEQYASRPSPTLLGKVGFAPPEQMQTGLVSTHSDLYALAVTILVLLTGKQPQELIDNYNLTWQWRREVSLTPAFGQILDKMLSSRPGDRYQSARHVLQALNPPAVSYPPTQYPTTAPTTSATVAVSPAPPARPSSPSSTASASTYPSSPEPSSWLTPVTGLIAVILVIGTTGGIWWGFSRGDRETVEPTTPTVEQPTESSNQFSSEERQRKSRLKARREQLGLDSRFYVNLVNQIFWDNNPNLRGSTLSDEPQDESLRAEWDNTAAELLEKLAPLSRAARQQLGTYTAAERERWRVEVNKSNVSSTALYDLGDAAFFNKFPQQRGQNFINQPIGQVWHGFVSDKLNAIVSRTALERITFDAGTTSKTVKGNLQPAVHPAGGQVFIANLAENQLMSVKLQASSEILLSVYSPSGKFKILEDSTERNLSIKLPESGLYEFVIASTASEPLSYQLTIAAETPTPEPTPTPTPTPEPTPTPEPTPTPTPTPEPTPTPTPTPTPEPTPTPTPTETPTPPETDTN, encoded by the coding sequence ATGTATATAAATAATAGTATTCAACCGGGTCTAACTTTAGGCGATCGCTATGTAATTGTCCGTCAAATTGGTCAAGGTGGCTTTGGACGCACTTATTTAGCCGAAGACATTAACCGCTTCCGTGAACTTTGTGTTTTAAAGGAATTTTCCCCGCAAGTGCAAACTGAGTATGTTGTCCAAAAAGCCGAAGAATTATTTCAGCGCGAAGCCAGTGTTCTCTACAAGCTGCAACATCCCCAAATTCCCCGCTTTCGGGAACTGCTGCGAATTAACTTAGAAGGTAAAGAATACCTGTTTTTGGTGCAGGATTATGTGGAAGGGCAAACTTACAGCTCTTTATTAGATGCGCGTAAACGGCAAGGGTTGCGTTTTACAGAGTCGGAAGTCCGGCAATTGTTACTCCAAATTCTGCCAGTGTTGGATTATATCCATTCAATTGGGGTAATTCATCGGGATATCTCACCTGATAATTTAATGCTTCGCAGCATTGACCAATTACCAATATTAATTGATTTTGGCGGTGTAAAACAGGTAGCAGCAGCCGTGGCTTCGGAATATTACCAACCAGAACAATATGCATCTCGCCCATCACCGACGCTATTAGGTAAAGTCGGTTTCGCACCTCCAGAACAGATGCAAACGGGTTTGGTGTCTACTCACAGTGATTTGTATGCTTTGGCTGTGACCATCCTAGTTTTATTGACAGGTAAACAACCGCAAGAACTGATTGATAATTATAATCTGACTTGGCAATGGCGTAGGGAAGTTAGTCTAACTCCGGCTTTCGGTCAGATATTAGATAAGATGCTATCTTCCAGACCAGGCGATCGCTATCAATCAGCGCGTCACGTATTGCAAGCCCTCAACCCGCCAGCAGTCAGCTATCCCCCAACCCAATATCCCACCACAGCACCAACAACATCTGCCACAGTTGCGGTTTCTCCAGCGCCCCCAGCGCGTCCATCTTCACCATCATCCACCGCTAGCGCCTCGACATATCCCTCATCACCGGAACCATCATCCTGGTTGACACCAGTTACAGGACTGATAGCAGTAATATTAGTTATCGGTACCACTGGAGGAATTTGGTGGGGATTCAGTAGAGGCGATCGCGAAACAGTTGAACCCACTACCCCCACAGTGGAACAGCCGACGGAATCCTCAAATCAATTTTCCTCAGAAGAACGACAGCGCAAAAGCAGATTAAAAGCTCGTCGGGAACAATTGGGTCTTGACTCCAGATTTTACGTCAACTTAGTTAATCAAATCTTTTGGGACAATAACCCCAATTTACGCGGAAGCACTCTCAGCGATGAACCCCAAGATGAAAGTTTGCGAGCTGAATGGGATAACACAGCCGCCGAATTACTAGAAAAACTAGCGCCATTAAGTAGAGCGGCGCGTCAGCAATTAGGAACTTACACAGCAGCAGAACGCGAACGTTGGCGAGTTGAAGTCAACAAAAGCAATGTTAGTAGTACTGCTTTATATGATTTAGGGGATGCTGCCTTTTTCAACAAATTTCCCCAGCAGCGAGGCCAAAATTTTATTAATCAACCCATTGGCCAAGTTTGGCACGGGTTTGTCAGCGATAAACTCAATGCTATTGTTTCTCGCACAGCTTTAGAAAGAATTACATTTGATGCAGGTACTACCAGCAAAACCGTCAAAGGTAATTTGCAACCTGCTGTTCACCCGGCTGGTGGTCAAGTTTTCATAGCTAACCTGGCCGAAAATCAATTAATGTCAGTCAAGCTACAAGCAAGCTCTGAAATTTTGCTCTCAGTTTATTCTCCCTCTGGTAAATTCAAAATTTTAGAAGATTCTACAGAACGTAATTTATCAATTAAATTACCAGAATCGGGATTGTATGAGTTTGTGATTGCTTCCACAGCTTCAGAACCACTCAGTTATCAACTCACCATTGCGGCGGAAACACCAACACCAGAACCAACACCCACACCCACACCAACGCCAGAACCCACACCAACACCAGAACCAACACCCACACCCACGCCAACACCAGAACCCACACCCACACCAACGCCAACGCCAACACCAGAACCAACACCCACACCCACACCTACGGAAACCCCGACACCTCCTGAAACTGACACCAACTGA
- a CDS encoding serine/threonine-protein kinase translates to MQVYCSKQHGNIGGNRFCIHCGEPLPLAFGQVVDHRYRIIRQLGQGGFGRTYLAEDRHNSHQTCVLKEFAPQVQAQQDLAKAKELFEREASVLKTLQHPQIPRFHASLQVQIGSKDFFFLVQDYIDGDNYDQLLEQRQSQGQAFSEEEVVNILQQILPVLSYIHSRDVVHRDISPDNLILRRSDHLPILIDFGGVKQLPASQGFWLTHLGVNNTLLGKKGYAPEEQLRQGKVFFNSDLYSLAVTVLVLLTGKEPQKLYDSYQGIWYWGKEIKVSSQLESVLKKMLAYKPSDRYERADQVLQDLPSAITRQPYNTYVTKLKTMVVAPGRKHANNLISKFHNQTQAINKNITLPVWVRPFAVSLGGTALVVLTGAGTWAVVNSIIRSVSSITVPTISLPSVPGLPNPSGRPGSDKGSNEITKILQRRQQLEIPEGFFTQFVDNLFYAKKPDLKGRSLTSGAEDAGLRDEWARIGGDLLTQIERANLSTAARRQLGGYSSENEKIWRQQARSGQWRNYTIDQLNRDTNEKFDRLFPGQERGKLNQQTFGQLWYAIAADQVSKVKIK, encoded by the coding sequence ATGCAGGTATATTGCAGTAAACAACACGGAAACATCGGTGGTAACCGGTTTTGTATCCACTGTGGCGAGCCATTACCTCTGGCTTTTGGGCAGGTTGTAGATCATCGTTATCGGATTATCCGTCAATTAGGTCAGGGCGGTTTTGGGCGCACTTATTTGGCGGAAGATCGTCATAATTCGCATCAAACTTGTGTGCTGAAGGAATTCGCCCCCCAAGTGCAAGCACAGCAGGATTTAGCAAAAGCTAAAGAATTATTTGAGCGTGAAGCTAGTGTTCTGAAAACACTCCAACATCCCCAAATTCCCCGTTTTCACGCTTCGCTGCAAGTGCAGATAGGCAGTAAAGATTTTTTCTTTTTAGTGCAAGATTATATAGATGGTGATAATTATGACCAATTGTTGGAGCAGCGCCAAAGTCAAGGACAAGCTTTTAGTGAAGAGGAAGTAGTAAATATACTGCAACAGATTTTACCTGTTTTGTCCTACATCCACTCACGAGATGTAGTTCACCGTGATATTTCTCCTGATAATTTGATTTTGCGGCGTTCTGATCATTTGCCGATCCTGATTGATTTTGGTGGTGTGAAGCAATTACCGGCTTCTCAAGGTTTTTGGTTGACTCATTTGGGTGTGAATAACACTTTGTTAGGTAAAAAGGGCTATGCGCCAGAGGAACAGCTACGCCAGGGTAAAGTTTTTTTTAATAGCGATTTATATTCTTTGGCCGTTACAGTTTTAGTGTTGCTGACAGGGAAGGAACCACAAAAACTTTACGACAGCTATCAGGGGATTTGGTACTGGGGAAAGGAAATTAAAGTCAGCAGTCAATTGGAATCTGTGTTAAAAAAGATGCTTGCTTATAAGCCGAGCGATCGCTATGAAAGAGCAGACCAAGTACTGCAAGATTTACCCTCTGCCATTACCCGCCAACCCTACAATACTTATGTTACTAAACTGAAGACTATGGTGGTTGCTCCTGGACGAAAACACGCCAATAATCTCATCAGTAAATTCCACAATCAAACGCAAGCAATTAATAAAAATATTACTCTGCCGGTTTGGGTACGCCCTTTTGCTGTGAGTCTGGGGGGAACAGCTTTAGTTGTGTTAACTGGTGCAGGTACTTGGGCAGTGGTAAATTCAATCATTCGTAGCGTCTCTTCCATTACCGTACCCACGATTTCCCTACCTTCAGTTCCTGGTTTACCGAATCCTAGCGGCAGGCCAGGCAGTGACAAAGGTTCTAATGAAATTACCAAAATTTTACAACGTCGCCAACAGCTAGAAATACCAGAAGGATTTTTTACTCAGTTTGTTGATAATTTATTTTATGCTAAAAAACCCGATTTAAAGGGACGCAGCCTGACTTCTGGGGCAGAAGATGCAGGATTAAGGGATGAATGGGCTAGGATTGGCGGAGATTTATTGACTCAAATAGAACGGGCTAATCTCAGTACAGCAGCTCGTCGGCAACTGGGAGGTTATAGTTCAGAAAATGAGAAAATTTGGAGACAACAAGCCAGAAGCGGACAATGGAGAAATTATACAATAGACCAACTCAACCGAGATACAAATGAAAAATTTGATCGGTTGTTTCCAGGGCAGGAGCGTGGGAAACTGAATCAGCAAACTTTCGGTCAACTGTGGTATGCGATCGCAGCGGATCAAGTTAGTAAGGTAAAAATCAAATAA
- a CDS encoding RNA recognition motif domain-containing protein: MSIYVGNLSYDVTQDALTGVFAEYGSVRRVQIPTDRETGRVRGFAFVEMGSEAEETAAIEALDGAEWMGRDLKVNKAKPKEDKGSFGGNRGGGGGGGGRW; this comes from the coding sequence ATGTCAATTTATGTAGGCAATCTCTCTTACGACGTTACCCAAGACGCTCTAACTGGTGTGTTTGCAGAGTACGGTTCTGTAAGACGAGTTCAAATACCTACTGACCGTGAAACAGGTCGTGTACGTGGTTTTGCTTTCGTAGAAATGGGTTCCGAAGCTGAAGAAACAGCAGCTATTGAGGCTTTAGATGGTGCTGAATGGATGGGGCGCGATCTCAAAGTCAATAAAGCTAAACCTAAAGAAGACAAAGGTTCCTTTGGTGGTAACCGGGGCGGCGGTGGCGGTGGCGGCGGTCGCTGGTAA
- a CDS encoding cupin domain-containing protein: protein MIINPENVPRRTTSIYPDKFKSVVFGRVKQALGNAAGLKNFGVNLVTLAPGSCSALRHWHTRQDEFIYVIEGEVTLVTDGSAQILTPGMMAGFPAGEEDGHQLVNRSHVDVVYLEIGDRTPNDEAYYPDHDLIAKPGADGHIVFTHQDGSLYES, encoded by the coding sequence ATGATTATCAATCCTGAAAATGTCCCCAGGCGGACAACTTCAATTTATCCCGATAAATTTAAATCTGTTGTGTTCGGGAGAGTCAAACAGGCTTTAGGAAATGCGGCAGGATTGAAGAATTTTGGTGTGAATTTAGTTACACTCGCACCGGGAAGTTGTTCGGCTCTCCGACATTGGCACACTCGACAAGATGAGTTTATTTACGTCATAGAAGGTGAAGTGACTCTAGTTACCGACGGGAGCGCGCAAATCCTTACACCGGGGATGATGGCAGGTTTCCCAGCCGGTGAGGAAGATGGACACCAATTAGTGAATCGTTCTCATGTGGATGTGGTTTATTTGGAAATAGGCGATCGCACTCCCAACGATGAAGCTTACTATCCAGACCATGACCTAATTGCAAAACCCGGTGCTGATGGACATATTGTATTCACACACCAAGACGGTAGTTTGTATGAAAGCTAA
- a CDS encoding phenylacetate--CoA ligase family protein, producing the protein MNDKSQKTRAIRAFEDFVSTPLETLLQQHLNIPSQSTALNLFYDVATNVPAYKAFLAAQKIDPTAIQTLADFQRLPIINKENYISRYPLAQLCRYGKLEACDMIAASSGSTGKPTFWPRFFTDELQIATRFEQIFHDSFYADTRRTLAVICFSLGTWVGGMFTTNCCRYLASKGYPLTVITPGNNKTEILRTVQEIGGAFDQVVLLGYPPFLKDVIDTGIARGVEWQQYQIKLVMAGEVFSEEWRSLVGERVGAENPCYNFASLYGTADAGVLGNETPLSICIRRFLAEHPEAAKALFGESRLPTLVQYDPSSRLFEVEDSKLLFSGDNGIPLIRYNIMDTGGIISYDTMLQFLAEWGFDPVENLRSQTQELPRGIHPLPFVYVFGRSNFTVSFFGANIYPENVTVGLEQAGITEWVTGKFVLQVKEDADQNRFLSVVVELAPGVEGSEDKRQAITASILSQLLRLNSEFANYVSPEYQTPQITLAPMGDSEYFPIGVKHRYTRG; encoded by the coding sequence ATGAACGACAAATCACAAAAAACGCGAGCCATTAGGGCATTTGAAGATTTTGTCTCTACTCCCTTAGAAACACTACTACAACAACATCTCAATATTCCCAGCCAATCAACAGCCTTAAATTTATTTTACGATGTGGCTACCAATGTACCTGCTTACAAAGCTTTTTTAGCAGCACAAAAAATTGATCCCACGGCTATCCAAACATTGGCGGATTTTCAGCGACTACCTATAATTAACAAAGAAAATTATATCTCCCGTTATCCTTTAGCCCAATTGTGCCGCTATGGAAAGTTAGAAGCCTGCGATATGATCGCTGCTTCCTCTGGTTCCACAGGTAAACCCACATTTTGGCCGCGTTTCTTCACGGATGAACTGCAAATTGCTACACGATTTGAACAGATTTTTCATGATAGTTTTTATGCAGATACCAGACGTACCTTAGCTGTAATTTGTTTCTCATTAGGCACTTGGGTAGGTGGTATGTTCACCACCAATTGCTGTCGCTATCTTGCCAGTAAAGGCTATCCGCTGACTGTAATTACCCCCGGTAATAATAAAACAGAAATTTTGCGTACTGTACAGGAAATAGGTGGCGCTTTTGATCAAGTAGTATTACTGGGATATCCGCCATTTCTCAAAGACGTGATTGATACTGGTATTGCTCGTGGTGTGGAGTGGCAGCAATATCAGATTAAGCTAGTCATGGCGGGAGAAGTCTTCAGTGAAGAATGGCGGAGTTTGGTAGGTGAGAGAGTGGGGGCGGAAAATCCCTGTTACAACTTTGCTTCACTCTACGGTACTGCGGACGCAGGTGTGTTGGGCAATGAAACGCCTTTGAGTATCTGCATTCGTCGTTTCCTCGCAGAACATCCAGAAGCAGCCAAAGCTTTATTTGGGGAATCTCGTTTACCCACATTGGTACAATACGACCCAAGCAGTCGCTTATTTGAAGTTGAGGATAGCAAGTTATTATTTTCTGGAGATAATGGCATCCCCTTGATCCGCTATAACATCATGGATACTGGCGGGATCATTAGTTACGATACCATGCTTCAGTTCTTAGCTGAGTGGGGATTTGATCCTGTAGAAAATCTGCGTTCTCAGACTCAGGAGTTACCTAGAGGAATTCATCCATTACCTTTCGTCTATGTTTTCGGACGTTCTAACTTTACAGTTTCCTTCTTCGGTGCAAATATTTATCCCGAAAATGTGACAGTGGGATTAGAACAAGCCGGAATTACAGAATGGGTAACGGGGAAGTTCGTGTTACAGGTGAAAGAAGATGCAGACCAGAACCGATTTTTATCTGTCGTTGTGGAATTAGCGCCAGGGGTAGAAGGTAGTGAAGACAAGCGACAAGCCATAACAGCCTCGATTCTTTCGCAACTTTTGCGCCTCAACAGCGAGTTTGCTAACTATGTTTCTCCAGAATATCAAACACCACAAATCACATTAGCCCCAATGGGTGATTCCGAATATTTCCCCATTGGCGTGAAACATCGTTATACGCGCGGGTAG
- a CDS encoding GNAT family N-acetyltransferase: MNYKVITQLTEHQISELVDLYKNEFWSKKRTYQNVAKMLAASDIVIGLVDDSEKLIGFTRVLTDFVYRATIYDVIIKPTHRNVGLGAKLMDAVIHHPQLSAVESIALYCLPEMIPFYERWGLKTDTGELLLMFRYNQLPGEVTNDYQS, translated from the coding sequence ATGAATTACAAAGTTATTACCCAGTTGACAGAACATCAGATTTCCGAACTCGTTGATTTATACAAAAACGAATTTTGGAGCAAAAAACGTACATATCAAAATGTTGCCAAAATGCTGGCTGCATCTGATATTGTGATTGGTCTGGTAGATGACAGCGAAAAATTAATTGGTTTTACTCGCGTTCTCACTGATTTTGTTTATAGGGCAACTATTTATGATGTCATCATCAAACCTACCCATAGAAATGTGGGGCTTGGTGCTAAATTGATGGATGCAGTTATTCATCATCCTCAGTTAAGCGCGGTAGAAAGTATTGCTCTTTATTGTTTACCAGAGATGATCCCGTTTTATGAACGCTGGGGTCTCAAAACTGACACAGGTGAACTGCTATTGATGTTCCGCTACAACCAATTGCCTGGAGAAGTGACAAATGATTATCAATCCTGA
- a CDS encoding universal stress protein produces the protein MFKTVLFPIDQSREAREAADVVTNVVQKYGSRLVLLSVVEEPPADAPSPDPMMSPEVVAKLLENAQSLFSQQGITAEVLERQGKAAFTICDVADDIGADLIIMGCRGLGLTEEGASDSVTTRVINLSPCPVLIVP, from the coding sequence ATGTTCAAAACAGTGCTATTTCCAATTGATCAAAGCCGGGAAGCGCGGGAAGCTGCTGATGTAGTGACCAACGTTGTCCAGAAGTACGGTAGTCGTTTGGTACTGCTGTCTGTGGTGGAGGAACCCCCCGCAGATGCACCGAGTCCCGATCCCATGATGTCGCCAGAAGTTGTGGCCAAGTTGCTGGAAAATGCCCAATCTTTGTTTTCTCAGCAAGGAATTACAGCCGAGGTTCTGGAAAGACAGGGTAAAGCAGCCTTTACTATCTGTGATGTGGCGGATGACATTGGGGCAGATTTAATTATCATGGGCTGTAGAGGATTAGGTTTGACTGAAGAGGGCGCAAGTGATAGTGTTACCACCCGTGTAATTAATCTTTCACCTTGCCCAGTGCTGATTGTGCCTTAA
- a CDS encoding deoxyhypusine synthase family protein, giving the protein MSRTISQFIEENFLHFNAAALVDAAKAYKAHLKDNGKMMITLAGAMSTAELGISLAEMIRQDKVQIISCTGANLEEDIMNLVAHNHYKRVPNYRDLGPEDEWQLLEQGFNRVTDTCIPEEEAFRRIQKHIFQQWKEANDTGERYFPHEFMYKMLLSGDMEQYYQIDPKNSWMLAAAQKGLPIVCPGWEDSTMGNIFASYCMKKELQPSTMKSGIEYMMWLADWYKENSEGRGVGFFQIGGGIAGDFPICVVPMLYQDLEMTDIPFWTYFCQISDSTTSYGSYSGAVPNEKITWGKLDKNTPRFVVESDASIVAPLMFAYILEQ; this is encoded by the coding sequence ATGAGCCGGACTATTTCTCAATTTATCGAAGAAAATTTTTTGCATTTTAACGCCGCCGCCCTGGTTGATGCAGCTAAAGCATACAAAGCCCATCTTAAAGATAACGGCAAGATGATGATTACTCTGGCTGGGGCAATGAGTACAGCCGAATTGGGGATATCTTTAGCAGAAATGATTCGCCAGGATAAGGTGCAGATTATTTCCTGTACAGGGGCGAATCTGGAAGAGGATATTATGAATTTGGTAGCCCACAATCATTATAAGCGTGTCCCCAACTATCGAGACTTAGGCCCCGAAGATGAATGGCAACTTCTGGAGCAGGGTTTTAATCGGGTTACTGATACTTGCATTCCAGAAGAAGAGGCTTTTCGGAGAATACAGAAGCACATTTTCCAACAATGGAAGGAAGCAAATGACACAGGGGAAAGATATTTTCCTCATGAGTTTATGTATAAGATGCTTCTTTCTGGTGATATGGAACAATATTATCAAATAGATCCCAAAAATAGCTGGATGCTGGCGGCGGCACAGAAAGGATTGCCAATTGTTTGTCCTGGTTGGGAAGATTCCACTATGGGCAATATTTTTGCTTCCTACTGCATGAAAAAAGAACTTCAACCCAGCACAATGAAGTCGGGAATTGAATATATGATGTGGCTGGCGGATTGGTATAAAGAAAATTCTGAAGGTAGAGGCGTGGGATTTTTCCAAATTGGTGGGGGAATTGCGGGCGATTTTCCGATTTGCGTCGTACCTATGCTTTATCAAGATTTGGAAATGACTGATATTCCATTTTGGACTTATTTCTGTCAAATTTCCGATTCTACTACCAGCTATGGTTCTTATTCTGGAGCAGTACCGAATGAGAAAATAACTTGGGGTAAGTTAGATAAAAACACACCGCGTTTCGTTGTGGAGTCTGATGCCAGTATAGTGGCTCCTTTAATGTTTGCCTATATTCTGGAACAGTGA
- a CDS encoding high light inducible protein gives MPDTKNAASNDPNALRWGFTSQSENWNGRFAMIGFLSAILLEVFSGQGFLHFWGIL, from the coding sequence ATGCCAGATACTAAAAATGCAGCTTCAAACGATCCTAACGCTTTACGTTGGGGATTCACTTCTCAAAGCGAAAACTGGAACGGTCGTTTTGCGATGATTGGTTTCTTATCCGCTATTTTACTGGAAGTGTTCTCTGGTCAAGGTTTTCTCCACTTTTGGGGTATCCTATAA
- a CDS encoding type II toxin-antitoxin system HicB family antitoxin, with product MSRYSMIIQWSDEDHLFLVTIPEFSDLVVMPCTHGKTREEAIHNGEEVIEMYLEAWQAQGEPIPEPITLQVA from the coding sequence ATGAGTCGGTATAGCATGATTATTCAATGGTCTGATGAAGATCATCTTTTCCTGGTTACAATCCCAGAGTTTTCTGATTTAGTTGTAATGCCTTGTACTCACGGAAAAACTCGTGAAGAAGCAATTCACAACGGTGAAGAAGTTATTGAAATGTACTTAGAAGCTTGGCAAGCACAAGGTGAGCCTATCCCTGAACCCATAACGCTTCAAGTTGCCTGA
- a CDS encoding phosphoglycerate kinase — MSKKTLANLSAADISGKRALVRVDFNVPLDDQGNITDDTRIRAALPTIKDLMQKGAKVILASHFGRPKGVDDKLRLTPVAKRLSELLGQEVVKTDDCIGDAVAAQVGALQNGQVLLLENVRFYKEEEQNDAEFAKKLAANADFYVNDAFGTAHRAHASTEGVTHYLSPSVGGYLIEKELQYLQNAIENPQRPLVAIIGGSKVSSKIGVIETLLEKCDKLIIGGGMIFTFYKARGLSVGKSLVEEDKLELAKTLEAKAKERGVALLLPTDIVSADKFAPDANATTVSIDNIPADGMGLDIGPDSIKVFQEALADCKTVIWNGPMGVFEFDKFAAGTEAIAHTLAEISKTGTTTIIGGGDSVAAVEKVGLADQMSHISTGGGASLELLEGKVLPGIAALDEA, encoded by the coding sequence ATGTCCAAAAAAACTTTAGCAAATTTATCTGCTGCTGATATCTCAGGTAAACGTGCCTTAGTCCGGGTTGATTTTAACGTCCCTCTGGATGATCAAGGCAACATCACAGACGATACTCGCATTCGCGCGGCGTTGCCCACCATCAAAGATTTGATGCAAAAAGGAGCTAAAGTAATTTTAGCTAGCCATTTTGGTCGTCCCAAGGGTGTTGATGATAAGTTGCGTTTGACTCCGGTTGCTAAACGTCTCTCGGAATTGCTTGGTCAAGAAGTCGTCAAAACTGATGACTGTATCGGCGATGCAGTTGCTGCTCAAGTTGGGGCTTTACAAAATGGACAAGTTCTGCTGTTAGAAAATGTCCGTTTTTACAAAGAAGAAGAGCAAAACGACGCAGAATTTGCGAAGAAACTGGCAGCTAATGCTGATTTTTATGTAAATGATGCTTTTGGAACTGCACACCGCGCCCATGCTTCTACCGAAGGTGTAACTCATTATTTGAGTCCTTCTGTGGGTGGATATTTGATTGAGAAGGAATTGCAGTATCTGCAAAACGCCATCGAAAATCCCCAGCGTCCTTTGGTAGCGATTATTGGCGGTTCCAAAGTTTCCAGCAAAATAGGTGTAATTGAAACTCTGCTAGAGAAGTGCGACAAGCTAATCATTGGCGGTGGGATGATTTTCACCTTCTACAAAGCCCGTGGTTTGAGTGTTGGTAAATCTTTGGTGGAAGAAGACAAACTAGAACTAGCTAAGACTTTGGAAGCTAAAGCGAAAGAACGTGGTGTGGCTTTACTGCTACCCACAGATATCGTTTCGGCTGATAAGTTCGCCCCCGATGCGAATGCAACAACTGTCAGCATTGACAATATTCCTGCTGATGGCATGGGTTTGGATATTGGCCCTGATTCGATCAAAGTGTTCCAAGAAGCTTTGGCTGATTGTAAGACTGTGATTTGGAACGGGCCAATGGGTGTGTTTGAGTTTGATAAATTTGCCGCCGGTACAGAAGCGATCGCTCATACTCTGGCGGAAATTAGCAAAACTGGTACAACCACGATCATCGGTGGTGGTGACTCAGTGGCGGCTGTGGAAAAAGTTGGTTTAGCTGACCAAATGAGCCACATTTCCACCGGTGGCGGCGCTAGTTTGGAGTTGCTAGAAGGTAAGGTATTACCTGGAATTGCGGCTTTAGACGAAGCGTAA
- a CDS encoding RNA polymerase sigma factor, RpoD/SigA family, which translates to MAIVNTKTENHNTKFTADMVRTYLREIGRVPLLTRDEEIIFGKQVQQMMTLLDAKQALAKELDHEPSLPEWAAHVNQLETEVTQTVAQGKRAKQKMIEANLRLVVAIAKKYQKRNMEFLDLIQEGTLGLERGVEKFDPTRGYKFSTYAYWWIRQAITRAIAQQGRTIRLPIHITEKLNKIKKVQRELAQKFGRSPTPSEIAQELELEPMQIREYLNMARQPVSLDVKVGDNQDTELQEMLEDEGPSPEYYTTQEFLRQDLNNLLAELTPQQRQVLALRFGLEDGNEMSLAKVGERLNLSRERVRQLEHQALAHLRRRRAHVKEYVAS; encoded by the coding sequence ATGGCTATTGTTAACACCAAAACTGAAAATCACAATACCAAGTTCACGGCGGATATGGTAAGAACCTATCTGCGGGAAATTGGTCGTGTACCACTGCTAACTCGAGATGAAGAGATTATTTTTGGCAAGCAGGTACAACAAATGATGACGCTTCTGGATGCTAAACAAGCTTTAGCGAAGGAGCTAGACCATGAACCAAGTTTACCAGAATGGGCTGCCCATGTGAACCAACTGGAAACAGAGGTAACACAGACTGTAGCTCAAGGTAAACGAGCGAAGCAAAAGATGATTGAAGCAAACCTGCGCTTGGTTGTGGCGATCGCCAAAAAATACCAAAAGCGCAACATGGAGTTTTTGGATTTGATCCAGGAAGGAACTCTAGGTTTAGAAAGGGGTGTAGAGAAGTTTGATCCCACCAGGGGTTATAAGTTTTCCACCTATGCTTACTGGTGGATTCGCCAAGCGATTACTCGCGCGATCGCTCAACAAGGCCGCACCATTCGTTTACCGATTCATATCACCGAGAAACTGAACAAAATCAAAAAAGTGCAGCGAGAACTGGCTCAAAAATTTGGGCGATCGCCAACACCTAGTGAAATTGCTCAAGAGTTAGAACTAGAGCCGATGCAGATTCGCGAGTACCTGAATATGGCTCGTCAACCAGTTTCCTTGGATGTGAAAGTTGGGGATAACCAGGACACTGAATTGCAAGAAATGCTCGAAGATGAAGGTCCATCTCCAGAGTATTACACCACCCAAGAATTCTTGCGTCAAGACCTGAATAACTTGTTAGCAGAACTCACCCCGCAACAGCGACAAGTTCTCGCCCTGCGCTTTGGTTTAGAAGATGGTAACGAAATGTCTTTAGCCAAAGTCGGTGAACGCTTAAATCTCAGCCGTGAGCGCGTCCGCCAGCTAGAACATCAGGCTCTTGCTCATTTGCGCCGTCGTCGCGCCCATGTCAAAGAGTACGTTGCTAGCTAA